A section of the bacterium genome encodes:
- a CDS encoding iron ABC transporter permease, whose translation MKKTIYIFCFLFLLFFFVYPLGHILSQSFILNGKLSIGIFKNALGNYVVRRSIINSFLLGILVVCSTTLIGIPLAFLFARYKFPFKNILRSLFFLPLIASPFVGALGMMQILSRFGSINLFLMKLGLIHHPISWIGSGFLGIFILETLHLYPIMFLNISSALNNFDISAEEASYNLGGSFLGTFKRITFPLLLPGYFSAASIIFIWALTDLGTPLVFEFRELISIQIFNSIKDINTNPQGYALVFLVIFITLLLFTLAKRFIEKKSYVTGRTAVTVTEKQLSGKSQYFIYIGIGLLLLFSLMPHLSIILTSISKRWFFTVFPTQYTGEFYRTVFNHRLTRTGIFNSIFLSSISTLIDIILGFTIGFFLARTKLKGKQLLDLLVMLPLAIPGIVVAFGYFSVFSNTILDPRANPMILLIISYSIRRLPYLVRSTYSSFQQLSESLEEASYSVGATLMTTFRRITFPLISPGLFAGGILAFSFSVMEVSSSLILAVRERHYPIAKVIYTVAGRITDGPYVACALGLLGMFIVGLSYYLSSKLVSRKIGEFFRIG comes from the coding sequence ATGAAAAAAACAATATATATCTTTTGTTTTCTTTTCCTCCTATTCTTTTTTGTGTATCCATTAGGACACATCTTGTCGCAGAGTTTTATTTTGAACGGGAAACTTTCTATAGGTATTTTTAAAAATGCACTCGGTAATTACGTGGTACGACGTTCAATTATCAATAGTTTTCTTTTAGGAATACTTGTTGTTTGTTCTACCACGCTTATAGGAATACCACTTGCTTTTTTATTTGCAAGATATAAGTTTCCTTTCAAAAACATTTTAAGATCGCTCTTTTTTCTTCCTTTGATAGCAAGCCCTTTTGTTGGAGCTCTTGGGATGATGCAGATACTCTCAAGGTTTGGTAGTATCAATCTTTTTTTAATGAAGTTAGGTCTTATACATCACCCTATTTCGTGGATAGGTTCAGGTTTTCTTGGCATCTTTATCCTTGAAACTTTGCACCTTTACCCTATTATGTTTCTAAATATTTCGTCAGCTTTAAACAATTTTGATATTTCAGCTGAAGAAGCATCTTACAACCTTGGAGGAAGTTTTCTTGGCACTTTTAAAAGAATAACTTTCCCCCTACTCTTGCCGGGATATTTTTCTGCTGCTTCCATTATATTTATATGGGCTTTGACCGACCTTGGAACCCCTCTTGTTTTTGAATTTAGGGAACTTATCTCTATCCAAATTTTTAACAGTATCAAAGATATCAATACCAATCCTCAAGGTTATGCCCTTGTGTTTCTCGTTATCTTTATCACTCTACTGCTTTTTACACTTGCAAAAAGATTTATTGAAAAGAAATCTTATGTTACAGGCAGAACAGCTGTTACCGTGACAGAAAAACAATTGAGTGGTAAAAGTCAATATTTTATATATATAGGTATTGGGTTACTCCTATTATTTAGTTTAATGCCTCATTTAAGTATTATTCTTACTTCAATATCAAAAAGATGGTTCTTTACTGTGTTCCCAACACAATATACTGGAGAATTTTACAGGACAGTATTTAACCATAGACTTACCCGAACAGGTATTTTTAATAGCATCTTTTTAAGTTCAATTAGCACCTTGATAGATATTATACTTGGATTTACTATCGGTTTTTTCCTTGCTCGAACAAAACTTAAAGGGAAACAATTACTTGATTTGTTGGTAATGCTTCCCCTCGCTATACCTGGCATTGTTGTTGCGTTTGGGTATTTTTCTGTCTTTTCCAACACCATTCTTGATCCAAGAGCCAACCCTATGATTTTATTGATTATCAGTTACAGTATACGGAGACTGCCATACCTTGTTAGAAGCACATACTCTTCTTTCCAACAATTGAGCGAATCTCTTGAAGAAGCGTCTTATTCTGTTGGCGCAACCCTTATGACAACATTTAGAAGAATAACTTTTCCTCTAATAAGCCCCGGGCTTTTTGCCGGCGGAATTCTTGCTTTCTCTTTTTCTGTGATGGAAGTAAGCAGTAGCCTTATTTTAGCCGTAAGAGAACGGCATTACCCTATAGCTAAGGTTATATACACAGTTGCAGGTAGAATTACCGACGGCCCTTATGTTGCCTGTGCTTTGGGGCTATTGGGAATGTTTATTGTTGGATTATCTTACTACCTATCTTCTAAACTTGTTTCCAGAAAAATTGGAGAATTTTTCCGCATAGGGTAA
- a CDS encoding ABC transporter ATP-binding protein codes for MSILKIEGISKSFGSTKVLRDINISVAEDEIFFILGPSGCGKTTLLRIITGFLSPDTGKIFLADNEITSLAPALRNIGMVFQNYALWPHMSVWQNVTYGLEIKKEPEDIIKKKTDKVLEITKLTSFKEKYPPLLSGGQQQRVALARAIIAEPKVLLLDEPLSNLDAKLREEMRSEIKRIQQETGITMIYVTHDQKEAMSLGHRITVMDEGRIVQTGSPLHLYSEPRNRFVASFLGDINTLQGKITSSGKELVIETKEGVFTATKRRDFSVGQEVEVAFRPENISSKNGINKLNCIVSEIEYYGETFKIKCSTEAGNLIELKIFSGKMANLTSGSKIQFSISPEQLIIFEKE; via the coding sequence ATGTCTATTTTAAAGATAGAAGGTATTTCAAAAAGTTTTGGCTCTACAAAAGTTTTAAGAGATATTAATATCTCTGTAGCAGAAGACGAAATTTTCTTCATACTTGGCCCTTCTGGTTGCGGCAAAACAACGCTTTTGAGAATTATTACTGGTTTTCTCTCTCCTGATACTGGGAAAATTTTTCTTGCAGATAATGAAATTACTTCTCTTGCCCCTGCTTTACGTAATATAGGTATGGTATTTCAAAATTATGCGTTATGGCCACATATGAGCGTCTGGCAGAATGTTACCTACGGATTAGAGATCAAAAAAGAACCCGAAGATATAATTAAAAAGAAGACAGACAAGGTTCTTGAAATAACTAAATTAACCTCTTTTAAAGAAAAATACCCTCCCCTTCTTTCCGGCGGACAACAACAGAGAGTAGCACTTGCAAGAGCGATAATTGCTGAACCCAAGGTACTTCTTCTTGATGAACCTTTAAGCAATCTTGACGCTAAACTAAGAGAAGAGATGCGCTCTGAAATCAAACGGATACAGCAAGAGACAGGTATTACTATGATATATGTTACCCACGATCAGAAAGAAGCAATGTCTCTCGGGCACAGAATAACTGTTATGGATGAAGGAAGAATAGTACAAACAGGTAGCCCTTTACATCTTTATTCAGAACCACGCAACAGGTTTGTAGCATCTTTTCTTGGGGACATAAACACCCTTCAAGGAAAGATTACTTCCTCTGGAAAAGAACTTGTTATAGAGACAAAAGAAGGAGTTTTTACGGCAACTAAAAGAAGAGATTTTTCCGTTGGACAAGAGGTAGAGGTTGCTTTTAGACCAGAAAACATCTCTTCTAAAAATGGTATTAACAAACTAAATTGCATAGTCTCTGAAATAGAATATTATGGGGAAACATTTAAAATAAAATGTTCAACAGAGGCAGGCAACCTAATTGAATTAAAAATATTTTCCGGTAAGATGGCAAATTTAACATCAGGTTCTAAAATTCAGTTTTCAATCTCTCCCGAACAACTAATAATTTTTGAAAAAGAATGA
- a CDS encoding NAD(P)/FAD-dependent oxidoreductase, whose product MEYEFNILVIGAGVVGLAVARELSQVGLFTGILEKNHKYGLETSSRNSEVIHSGIHYPPGSLKAKLSVEGNSLLYSYCQKKDIIHKKTGKLTVATSPEEIETLQDIYNKGISNGVSEMKFIGRQEVFNLLPDISCKKGCYTGTSGLINAHNLMDCLYNDFLQTGGMAGFGEEVVGIENFNKGYKVFTEAGSEYTTQVLVNSTGLFSDKISKMLGLSHNLYWAKGDYFTIEQGPNIPFPVYPIPGKDFLGIHLTPKIGGGLRAGPDIEYVEKQNHPYPSEKDMSCFMVDETKQGLFYKEIKKYLPNFNIEHLVPEMYGIRAKLQSPKDCFKDFFIQEELQNFINLVGIESPGLTSCLSIAKYVKSLVDDIIKRS is encoded by the coding sequence ATGGAATATGAGTTTAATATACTTGTAATAGGTGCGGGAGTTGTTGGACTTGCAGTTGCACGAGAACTGTCACAGGTAGGGTTGTTTACAGGAATTCTTGAGAAGAACCATAAATACGGGCTTGAAACAAGTTCAAGAAACAGTGAGGTGATACATAGCGGTATACATTATCCGCCCGGGTCGTTGAAAGCAAAACTTTCTGTTGAAGGTAATTCTCTTCTTTATAGTTATTGTCAAAAAAAAGATATTATTCACAAAAAAACAGGAAAGTTAACAGTTGCAACCTCGCCTGAAGAAATTGAAACACTTCAAGATATTTATAATAAAGGAATATCTAACGGTGTCTCTGAAATGAAATTTATAGGTAGGCAAGAAGTATTTAACCTGTTACCTGATATTAGTTGTAAAAAAGGGTGTTATACTGGCACAAGTGGTTTAATAAATGCTCACAATTTGATGGATTGTCTTTATAATGATTTTTTGCAAACTGGAGGTATGGCAGGGTTTGGAGAGGAAGTTGTTGGGATTGAAAACTTTAATAAAGGGTATAAGGTTTTTACTGAAGCAGGCAGTGAATACACAACACAGGTGTTAGTAAATAGCACAGGACTTTTTTCAGATAAAATATCTAAAATGCTTGGGCTTAGCCATAACCTTTATTGGGCAAAAGGGGATTATTTCACAATTGAACAGGGCCCCAATATACCTTTTCCTGTATACCCTATCCCTGGGAAAGATTTCCTTGGGATTCACCTAACTCCAAAGATAGGAGGTGGGTTAAGAGCGGGTCCTGATATTGAGTATGTTGAGAAACAAAACCATCCTTACCCTAGCGAGAAAGATATGTCTTGTTTTATGGTTGATGAAACAAAACAAGGATTGTTCTATAAAGAGATAAAAAAGTATTTACCTAACTTTAATATAGAGCATTTGGTACCTGAAATGTATGGTATAAGGGCTAAACTTCAAAGTCCGAAAGACTGTTTTAAGGATTTTTTTATACAGGAAGAACTCCAAAACTTTATAAATCTTGTTGGAATAGAATCTCCCGGGCTAACAAGTTGTCTTTCTATTGCAAAATATGTGAAGAGTCTTGTTGATGATATAATAAAACGGTCGTAG
- a CDS encoding extracellular solute-binding protein — MRTKFVLCFFLLLATILHTKEHLVIISPHWEGVRIELTQDFNRWYQEKYGEEAELEWIDQGGASDNLKFVESLYKKNPNGIDIDMFFGGGISPYLRLKELNLLESYKVSKDTLKHIPKTCAGVPNYDDRDFNWYGIVLSGFGILYNKKVLDFLKLPVPTDWESLGDKRYYSWVGNGDPRHSGSLHMMYEIILQAYGWRKGWDIILAMSGNTKNFSASASAVAKNTSSGEVAVSLCIDSYALAQIEVHGAENMGFVFPENLTVINPDAIGILKGAKNVVVAQRFIEYLLSYEGQLIWMQKKGKKGGPKEFSLNRFCIRSDIYEHPDMKENVFNPYALKGAIKYNFNLAADRWNLLNDLIGALVIDCHGNLKKAWNAVLKKDDVTATKKFFDIPVDVGLQRFYWQNWQNPVFRNHHINRWLNFSIKKYRAVISLSNFN, encoded by the coding sequence TTGAGAACTAAATTTGTTTTATGCTTCTTTTTACTGTTAGCAACTATATTACACACAAAAGAACATCTTGTTATTATCTCGCCACATTGGGAAGGTGTTAGAATAGAGTTGACCCAAGATTTTAACAGATGGTATCAAGAAAAATATGGAGAAGAGGCAGAATTAGAATGGATAGACCAAGGCGGAGCCTCTGATAACCTGAAATTTGTTGAGTCTTTATATAAAAAAAATCCTAACGGAATAGATATAGATATGTTTTTTGGTGGAGGTATTAGCCCTTATTTAAGACTAAAAGAACTTAATCTATTAGAATCTTACAAGGTATCAAAAGATACTTTAAAACATATACCTAAGACATGTGCAGGTGTTCCTAATTATGACGACAGAGATTTTAACTGGTACGGCATTGTTTTAAGCGGATTTGGAATTTTATATAACAAAAAAGTTCTTGATTTTCTTAAATTACCTGTCCCTACTGATTGGGAATCGTTAGGTGATAAAAGATATTATAGTTGGGTAGGCAACGGAGACCCTCGGCATAGTGGTAGCCTACATATGATGTATGAGATTATTTTACAAGCTTATGGATGGCGTAAAGGATGGGACATTATTCTTGCAATGTCTGGTAATACCAAAAACTTTTCTGCAAGCGCTTCGGCTGTTGCAAAAAATACTTCATCAGGAGAAGTAGCAGTTTCTCTTTGTATAGACTCATACGCTCTTGCACAGATAGAGGTCCACGGCGCAGAAAATATGGGATTTGTATTTCCTGAAAACCTCACAGTTATAAACCCTGATGCTATAGGAATACTCAAAGGAGCAAAAAACGTTGTTGTGGCTCAACGCTTTATAGAGTACCTTTTATCTTATGAGGGGCAACTTATTTGGATGCAGAAGAAAGGTAAGAAAGGTGGACCTAAAGAATTTTCTCTCAATAGATTTTGTATTCGCTCTGATATATATGAACACCCTGATATGAAAGAGAATGTCTTTAACCCTTACGCTTTAAAAGGCGCTATAAAATATAATTTTAACCTTGCAGCAGATAGATGGAACCTATTGAACGATTTAATAGGCGCTCTTGTGATAGATTGTCACGGTAATTTAAAAAAAGCATGGAATGCTGTACTAAAAAAAGATGATGTTACTGCCACAAAAAAATTTTTTGATATCCCTGTTGATGTTGGTTTACAGAGGTTTTATTGGCAAAACTGGCAAAACCCTGTCTTTAGAAACCACCATATCAACCGATGGCTCAATTTTTCAATAAAAAAATATAGAGCGGTTATAAGTCTCTCTAATTTTAATTAA